Proteins encoded together in one Carya illinoinensis cultivar Pawnee chromosome 3, C.illinoinensisPawnee_v1, whole genome shotgun sequence window:
- the LOC122305811 gene encoding uncharacterized protein LOC122305811, whose translation MSFQRSVRAQSLNQPSPLAERITYEEPLTNKTAQSTVTCVYLANVAGYWRNVTVLWCKNLMNHSFSIKVDSLEGDYHFSCKIDLKPWHFWSKKGYKSFEVEGNQVEVYWDLRSAKFSGGPEPFADYYIALVSDEEVVLLLGDYKKKAYKRTKSRPALVDAVLVYKRENVFAKRSFSTRAKLDERKEHEIVVESSTSGPRDPEMWISIDGIVLIHVRNLQWKFRGNQTVQVNKHPVQVFWDVHDWLFSSPGLGHGLFIFKPGAPDQCDSDSRECSNHGGGGDSDGSSSGYYSTKSNLTASEFSLFLHAWKID comes from the coding sequence atgtcttttcaACGATCTGTTAGAGCTCAGTCATTGAATCAACCATCGCCATTGGCTGAGAGAATAACTTATGAAGAgcctttaacaaataaaacggCTCAGAGCACCGTCACCTGCGTCTACCTAGCCAATGTTGCAGGATATTGGCGTAATGTGACGGTTTTATGGTGTAAGAACCTCATGAACCATTCCTTCAGCATTAAGGTGGATAGTCTAGAAGGCgattatcatttttcttgcaaGATTGACCTCAAGCCTTGGCATTTTTGGAGCAAAAAAGGCTATAAGTCATTTGAGGTGGAAGGGAATCAAGTGGAGGTCTACTGGGATCTCCGTTCGGCCAAATTTTCCGGCGGGCCTGAACCGTTTGCGGATTATTATATTGCTCTAGTTTCAGATGAAGAGGTGGTGTTGTTATTGGGAGACTATAAGAAAAAGGCATATAAGAGAACAAAATCCAGGCCGGCCCTTGTTGATGCTGTGCtagtttacaagagagagaaCGTATTCGCCAAGAGAAGCTTCTCTACAAGAGCTAAATTGGACGAGAGAAAAGAACACGAAATTGTTGTGGAGAGCTCGACATCGGGACCTAGAGACCCCGAAATGTGGATAAGCATTGATGGGATCGTGTTGATTCACGTTCGGAATTTACAATGGAAGTTCAGAGGGAACCAGACCGTCCAAGTTAACAAGCACCCGGTGCAAGTGTTCTGGGATGTACATGACTGGCTATTTAGTAGCCCTGGCCTGGGGCATGGTTTGTTTATATTCAAGCCAGGCGCACCGGATCAATGTGACAGTGACAGCAGAGAATGCAGCAACCATGGAGGAGGTGGTGATAGCGATGGAAGCTCCAGTGGGTATTATTCTACTAAGAGTAATCTAACAGCCTCCGAATTCAGTCTTTTTCTTCATGCTTGGAAAATTGACTGA